The Candidatus Bathyarchaeota archaeon genome includes a region encoding these proteins:
- a CDS encoding 4Fe-4S dicluster domain-containing protein translates to MVEIKIDEEKCTGCGTCVDVCPVEVLEIKDEKSKVVNLDECLVCRACEVQCPEGAIEIIE, encoded by the coding sequence ATGGTTGAGATTAAAATCGATGAAGAAAAATGCACTGGATGCGGAACATGTGTTGACGTTTGTCCCGTAGAGGTATTAGAAATCAAAGATGAGAAATCTAAAGTAGTGAACCTCGATGAATGCCTTGTTTGCAGAGCATGCGAGGTGCAGTGCCCCGAGGGTGCCATAGAAATCATCGAGTGA
- a CDS encoding histone deacetylase: MKKTAVIYTPKYLNHNPGRNHPDSPERLKVIMKELDHSGLFKTEQCSLVEPEPASIENLKLVHEPDHITLAKQCCACGGGLLDIGDTVVCPESFEVALLAVGGAMKATDLVMTGEFQNAFAFVRPPGHHAGPYYAMGFCIFNNVAIAASHLLRDFNLDRILILDIDAHHGNGTQEIFYETSKVLYISLHQDPTMFPSTGFADEVGKKDGLGYTVNIPFPFHVDDQIYLQAVNQIVVPIIQQYKPRFILVSVGFDTHYTDPVGEFSLSTFGFLETFTRALDLASQFSMGKLVAVLEGGYSLNFLGRMATAAVAKMAGVSYNIQDKRPVANSRIRKRAMKTTEYVKKNLSSFWDL; this comes from the coding sequence ATGAAAAAGACAGCCGTTATTTACACTCCTAAATATCTAAATCATAATCCCGGGCGTAACCATCCCGACTCACCAGAACGCCTCAAGGTAATTATGAAGGAATTGGACCACAGCGGCCTTTTCAAAACCGAACAGTGTTCGCTCGTTGAACCTGAACCCGCCAGCATAGAAAATCTGAAGCTAGTTCATGAACCCGACCATATCACGCTTGCTAAACAGTGTTGCGCGTGTGGCGGAGGTCTTCTCGACATTGGCGACACAGTAGTTTGCCCTGAAAGCTTTGAAGTTGCTCTTTTGGCAGTCGGAGGAGCAATGAAGGCAACGGACCTTGTCATGACCGGAGAGTTTCAAAACGCCTTCGCCTTTGTTCGACCCCCGGGCCATCACGCTGGTCCATACTACGCTATGGGCTTCTGCATCTTCAACAATGTCGCCATAGCCGCCTCGCATCTTCTTCGCGACTTCAACCTTGACCGCATCTTGATCTTAGATATAGATGCTCACCACGGAAACGGAACTCAAGAAATCTTCTACGAGACTAGCAAAGTTCTTTACATAAGCTTGCATCAGGACCCCACAATGTTTCCTAGTACAGGCTTCGCAGACGAGGTGGGTAAAAAGGACGGCCTTGGATACACTGTGAACATTCCGTTTCCTTTTCATGTTGATGACCAGATTTACCTTCAAGCCGTCAATCAGATCGTAGTTCCAATAATCCAGCAGTATAAACCGCGATTTATTCTTGTTTCTGTCGGCTTTGACACACATTACACGGATCCAGTCGGAGAGTTTTCTCTATCCACCTTCGGCTTTCTCGAAACCTTTACAAGAGCCTTAGATTTAGCGTCTCAGTTTTCTATGGGAAAGCTTGTGGCAGTTCTTGAAGGTGGATATAGCCTTAACTTTCTTGGAAGGATGGCAACTGCGGCGGTGGCGAAGATGGCTGGAGTTTCATATAACATTCAAGATAAACGTCCAGTGGCGAATTCTAGAATAAGGAAAAGGGCCATGAAAACTACAGAATATGTAAAGAAGAATCTATCATCGTTTTGGGATTTATGA
- a CDS encoding asparagine synthetase B — MGAIAAVVNKRGENAVPSIVIMLSELTHRGVDAHGVATPSSTTTAKSIEDMKIENLNSPVALGHNLSRIFSRDRPQPLLSDDFALVFEGHLFSLSGTSEVDEVFEKLKLDPQRNAGPIIRELEGSYAFAIACPEKVIAGRDMFGTNSLYYGEDETVCAIASERKALWALGIENVKSFPPGNLAVISTHGSAFQPIKTVTQPPSKSINMDTAAKHLQNLLLESTRKRISDLKKVAVAFSGGLDSSIIAVLAKICGIDVHLISVGLKDQAEVEYTEATAERLDLPFHLETFTVDDVEQVLPKVLWLIEESNAVKVSIAIPFYWTAEIASKMRCRVLLAGQGADELFGGYHRYLGEYAQFGVTAVQNAMYHDVASSYEKNFQRDTQVCSFHKVELRLPFVDCEVVQFALGLPVSLKIKSTEDHLRKRVLRQVAQNLELPQFIVNKPKKAIQYTTGVNKTLQRLARKESLTLQEYVKRVFRTVYPLSV, encoded by the coding sequence TTGGGCGCGATTGCAGCTGTCGTGAACAAGAGAGGCGAAAACGCTGTTCCAAGCATAGTTATTATGCTCAGCGAGTTAACGCATCGAGGCGTTGACGCCCATGGAGTCGCTACACCAAGCTCAACAACCACAGCCAAATCGATTGAAGACATGAAAATCGAAAACCTCAATTCACCCGTTGCTTTAGGCCACAACCTTTCCCGCATTTTTTCAAGAGACCGCCCCCAACCACTTCTGAGTGATGACTTCGCCCTCGTGTTTGAAGGCCATTTATTCTCCCTCTCCGGCACCTCTGAAGTTGACGAAGTCTTTGAGAAGCTTAAGCTTGATCCCCAAAGAAACGCAGGCCCTATTATCAGGGAACTTGAAGGCTCATACGCATTCGCTATTGCGTGCCCAGAGAAGGTGATTGCTGGACGAGACATGTTTGGGACAAACTCGCTATATTATGGTGAAGACGAAACAGTCTGTGCTATAGCGTCGGAGCGTAAAGCTTTGTGGGCGCTTGGAATAGAAAACGTGAAGTCCTTTCCGCCGGGAAACTTAGCTGTAATCAGTACCCATGGCTCCGCCTTTCAACCAATAAAAACCGTGACACAACCTCCCTCAAAATCCATAAACATGGATACTGCAGCGAAACATCTCCAAAACCTTTTGTTAGAATCAACAAGAAAGAGGATTTCTGATCTCAAGAAAGTGGCAGTTGCTTTTTCAGGTGGCTTAGACAGTAGCATCATCGCCGTACTCGCTAAAATCTGCGGAATCGACGTTCATCTGATTTCGGTGGGGCTGAAAGATCAGGCAGAAGTCGAGTATACAGAGGCAACAGCTGAGAGGCTTGATTTACCTTTCCATCTTGAAACATTCACGGTGGATGATGTTGAACAGGTTCTTCCAAAGGTTTTGTGGCTGATTGAAGAATCTAACGCAGTGAAGGTCAGCATTGCCATACCGTTTTATTGGACCGCTGAAATTGCCTCAAAAATGAGATGCCGTGTTCTCTTGGCCGGGCAGGGAGCTGACGAACTATTCGGAGGTTACCACAGATATCTTGGAGAGTACGCACAATTCGGCGTCACGGCTGTACAGAACGCCATGTACCACGACGTAGCATCCTCTTACGAGAAAAACTTTCAGAGAGACACTCAGGTTTGCTCCTTTCATAAAGTGGAGTTGCGACTTCCGTTCGTAGATTGCGAGGTTGTGCAATTCGCGTTGGGTTTGCCCGTAAGCTTGAAAATCAAATCTACAGAAGACCATCTTCGAAAGAGGGTGCTGCGACAAGTAGCTCAAAACCTTGAACTTCCACAATTCATCGTTAACAAGCCTAAGAAAGCCATTCAATACACAACCGGAGTGAACAAGACTCTTCAAAGATTAGCGAGAAAGGAAAGTTTAACCTTGCAAGAGTATGTTAAAAGGGTCTTCCGAACAGTATACCCTCTGAGTGTGTAA
- a CDS encoding DUF2095 domain-containing protein, which translates to MPMDKERFRKMFPHLAKEMNTEESRIAINSVRSDIQTGETASSSKFVSYTPDVIDYIRRCDNEQQAKEIIAYLEKRREISRQYAQRLRKQLKEKGVRSFGAKKEEDYYLKKHVLSSANPNG; encoded by the coding sequence ATGCCGATGGACAAGGAACGATTCAGAAAAATGTTTCCTCATTTAGCCAAGGAAATGAACACTGAGGAATCGAGGATAGCAATAAACTCGGTTCGATCAGATATCCAAACTGGAGAAACAGCATCCTCAAGCAAGTTTGTCAGCTACACACCAGACGTAATAGATTACATTCGTCGATGCGACAACGAGCAACAAGCAAAAGAAATAATCGCCTATTTAGAAAAGAGGAGAGAAATCAGTCGCCAGTATGCTCAAAGGCTTAGAAAACAACTTAAAGAGAAGGGTGTAAGAAGCTTCGGAGCAAAGAAAGAAGAAGACTACTATCTTAAAAAGCATGTTTTAAGCTCAGCCAATCCAAATGGATAA
- a CDS encoding A24 family peptidase, with translation MNELLDGFRVLICFIFLAYASWSDLKTREVSNRVWAVFAPIALALTALQFFISFDPQLLYTYVLSFALTSVVSVALFYTGAFGGADAKALICLSLALPSYPTNLLQPLLSLGYSLFPITVFSNAVLLAASSAFYALTRNYLWKHKTGRKLFEGFEKESISRKILTLLCGYKVDFTKLEKIDHLYPLEDVCTAENGENERKLLVFPKDEDRKQIVDRVLNAKREGKLQDDVWITPGLPMLVFITAGLIVALLFGDIIWSVLRLILVTP, from the coding sequence ATGAATGAATTGCTCGATGGTTTTAGGGTTCTCATCTGTTTCATTTTTTTGGCATACGCATCTTGGAGTGATCTTAAGACGCGAGAAGTGAGTAATAGAGTATGGGCAGTTTTTGCACCTATAGCCCTCGCATTGACCGCTTTGCAGTTCTTTATATCCTTTGATCCACAACTCCTGTATACCTATGTTCTATCTTTCGCATTGACTTCTGTTGTATCTGTTGCTCTTTTCTACACTGGAGCTTTTGGAGGAGCAGACGCAAAAGCACTAATTTGTCTATCTCTTGCCTTGCCTTCTTACCCCACAAACCTTCTTCAACCATTGTTAAGCTTGGGTTATTCGCTTTTTCCAATCACCGTGTTCTCTAACGCTGTTCTTTTGGCAGCATCAAGTGCGTTTTACGCCCTTACCCGTAATTACCTTTGGAAGCACAAAACTGGAAGAAAACTCTTTGAAGGATTTGAAAAAGAATCAATTAGCCGGAAGATTCTGACACTTCTTTGCGGCTACAAAGTAGACTTCACCAAACTAGAAAAGATAGACCACCTATATCCGCTTGAAGACGTTTGCACGGCTGAAAATGGAGAAAACGAAAGAAAATTGCTTGTCTTCCCGAAGGATGAGGACAGAAAACAGATTGTTGATAGGGTATTGAACGCCAAGCGTGAAGGGAAACTTCAAGACGACGTGTGGATAACACCTGGTTTACCCATGCTCGTTTTTATCACCGCAGGATTAATAGTCGCCCTTCTCTTTGGAGACATCATATGGAGTGTCCTCCGCTTAATTCTTGTAACACCTTAG